The following proteins come from a genomic window of Coffea arabica cultivar ET-39 chromosome 11c, Coffea Arabica ET-39 HiFi, whole genome shotgun sequence:
- the LOC113715445 gene encoding lipase-like isoform X1: protein MAGGPRATKESSRSLEEKEPVSNSSEEEEVERGVNVNDQVGEEDAEELEAVERTADCSDEEENNAAANHGGGELDDEEERMACKWGLVVAILISLCAISTGRELKVKIKHKDHQPVYSHTLARVLAEYASAVYVSDTTQLFTWTCERCNDLTEGFEMIELIIDVQCCLQAFVGVAKDLNAIVIAFRGTQGTSIQNWVTDLYWKQLDINYPGMDYAMVHHGFYAAYHNTTLRPGILSAVERAKELYGDIKIMLTGHSMGGAMAAFCALDLTVNIGEKDVQAVTFGQPRIGNAAFASYYSKFVPNTIRVTHEHDIVPHLPPYYYHFPQKTYHHFPREVWLYDIDLRSLVYTVEKVCDGSGEDPTCSRSVVGNSILDHLAYYGIQMGCEEGGSCSTIMDPSSVAYRTMDIEGNFVLSRNLSFDSLRRSSEVKGQVDSM from the exons ATGGCTGGCGGTCCTCGGGCGACGAAGGAGTCATCTCGATCATTGGAGGAGAAGGAGCCGGTGTCAAATTCGTCGGAGGAAGAGGAAGTGGAGCGAGGAGTTAATGTTAATGACCAAGTTGGGGAAGAAGACGCGGAGGAGCTCGAAGCCGTTGAGAGAACTGCCGACTGTTCCGACGAAGAAGAAAATAATGCTGCCGCTAACCACGGTGGTGGTGAGCTGGACGACGAAGAGGAG AGGATGGCTTGCAAATGGGGGTTAGTGGTGGCAATTTTGATATCTTTATGTGCAATTTCAACTGGAAGAG AGCTTAAGGTCAAAATCAAGCATAAGGATCATCAGCCAGTGTACAGTCACACACTTGCAAGAGTATTGGCAGAATATGCTTCAGCA GTCTACGTGTCAGATACAACACAATTATTTACTTGGACATGTGAAAGATGTAATGATCTCACCGAG GGTTTTGAAATGATAGAGCTGATTATTGATGTCCAATGCTGTCTCCAG GCATTCGTAGGAGTAGCAAAGGATCTCAATGCTATTGTAATTGCATTTAGAGGCACTCAAGGAACCAG CATACAGAATTGGGTTACAGATTTGTACTGGAAGCAACTTGACATTAATTACCCTGGAATGGATTATGCAATG GTGCACCATGGTTTTTATGCTGCATATCACAATACAACTTTACGTCCAGGAATTTTAAGTGCTGTTGAAAGAGCAAAGGAGTTATATGGTGATATTAAAATCATGTTGACAGGGCATTCGATGGGAGGAGCTATGGCTGCTTTCTGTGCACTGGATCTCACG GTCAATATTGGAGAGAAAGATGTTCAGGCTGTAACATTTGGACAACCTCGAATTGGTAATGCAGCTTTTGCATCCTACTATAGTAAATTCGTTCCTAATACAATCAGGGTTACACACGAGCATGATATCGTGCCTCATTTGCCGccttattattatcatttccCTCAGAAGACGTATCATCACTTCCCAAGAGAG GTGTGGCTTTATGATATTGATTTAAGAAGTTTAGTTTATACGGTTGAGAAGGTCTGTGATGGTTCTGGTGAAGATCCCACATGTAGCAG GTCAGTGGTTGGAAACAGCATTCTTGATCATTTGGCATATTATGGTATTCAAATGGGGTGCGAGGAAGGAGGCTCGTGCAGCACAATCATGGATCCTAGTTCTGTTGCATACAGAACCATGGATATTGAAGGAAATTTTGTGTTATCTCGAAATTTATCCTTCGATAGTTTGAGAAGAAGCTCAGAAGTGAAGGGTCAGGTGGATTCAATGTAG
- the LOC113715445 gene encoding lipase-like isoform X3 — MACKWGLVVAILISLCAISTGRELKVKIKHKDHQPVYSHTLARVLAEYASAVYVSDTTQLFTWTCERCNDLTEGFEMIELIIDVQCCLQAFVGVAKDLNAIVIAFRGTQGTSIQNWVTDLYWKQLDINYPGMDYAMVHHGFYAAYHNTTLRPGILSAVERAKELYGDIKIMLTGHSMGGAMAAFCALDLTVNIGEKDVQAVTFGQPRIGNAAFASYYSKFVPNTIRVTHEHDIVPHLPPYYYHFPQKTYHHFPREVWLYDIDLRSLVYTVEKVCDGSGEDPTCSRSVVGNSILDHLAYYGIQMGCEEGGSCSTIMDPSSVAYRTMDIEGNFVLSRNLSFDSLRRSSEVKGQVDSM, encoded by the exons ATGGCTTGCAAATGGGGGTTAGTGGTGGCAATTTTGATATCTTTATGTGCAATTTCAACTGGAAGAG AGCTTAAGGTCAAAATCAAGCATAAGGATCATCAGCCAGTGTACAGTCACACACTTGCAAGAGTATTGGCAGAATATGCTTCAGCA GTCTACGTGTCAGATACAACACAATTATTTACTTGGACATGTGAAAGATGTAATGATCTCACCGAG GGTTTTGAAATGATAGAGCTGATTATTGATGTCCAATGCTGTCTCCAG GCATTCGTAGGAGTAGCAAAGGATCTCAATGCTATTGTAATTGCATTTAGAGGCACTCAAGGAACCAG CATACAGAATTGGGTTACAGATTTGTACTGGAAGCAACTTGACATTAATTACCCTGGAATGGATTATGCAATG GTGCACCATGGTTTTTATGCTGCATATCACAATACAACTTTACGTCCAGGAATTTTAAGTGCTGTTGAAAGAGCAAAGGAGTTATATGGTGATATTAAAATCATGTTGACAGGGCATTCGATGGGAGGAGCTATGGCTGCTTTCTGTGCACTGGATCTCACG GTCAATATTGGAGAGAAAGATGTTCAGGCTGTAACATTTGGACAACCTCGAATTGGTAATGCAGCTTTTGCATCCTACTATAGTAAATTCGTTCCTAATACAATCAGGGTTACACACGAGCATGATATCGTGCCTCATTTGCCGccttattattatcatttccCTCAGAAGACGTATCATCACTTCCCAAGAGAG GTGTGGCTTTATGATATTGATTTAAGAAGTTTAGTTTATACGGTTGAGAAGGTCTGTGATGGTTCTGGTGAAGATCCCACATGTAGCAG GTCAGTGGTTGGAAACAGCATTCTTGATCATTTGGCATATTATGGTATTCAAATGGGGTGCGAGGAAGGAGGCTCGTGCAGCACAATCATGGATCCTAGTTCTGTTGCATACAGAACCATGGATATTGAAGGAAATTTTGTGTTATCTCGAAATTTATCCTTCGATAGTTTGAGAAGAAGCTCAGAAGTGAAGGGTCAGGTGGATTCAATGTAG
- the LOC113715445 gene encoding lipase-like isoform X2 gives MAGGPRATKESSRSLEEKEPVSNSSEEEEVERGVNVNDQVGEEDAEELEAVERTADCSDEEENNAAANHGGGELDDEEERMACKWGLVVAILISLCAISTGRELKVKIKHKDHQPVYSHTLARVLAEYASAVYVSDTTQLFTWTCERCNDLTEGFEMIELIIDVQCCLQAFVGVAKDLNAIVIAFRGTQGTSIQNWVTDLYWKQLDINYPGMDYAMVHHGFYAAYHNTTLRPGILSAVERAKELYGDIKIMLTGHSMGGAMAAFCALDLTVNIGEKDVQAVTFGQPRIGNAAFASYYSKFVPNTIRVTHEHDIVPHLPPYYYHFPQKTYHHFPREVWLYDIDLRSLVYTVEKVCDGSGEDPTCSR, from the exons ATGGCTGGCGGTCCTCGGGCGACGAAGGAGTCATCTCGATCATTGGAGGAGAAGGAGCCGGTGTCAAATTCGTCGGAGGAAGAGGAAGTGGAGCGAGGAGTTAATGTTAATGACCAAGTTGGGGAAGAAGACGCGGAGGAGCTCGAAGCCGTTGAGAGAACTGCCGACTGTTCCGACGAAGAAGAAAATAATGCTGCCGCTAACCACGGTGGTGGTGAGCTGGACGACGAAGAGGAG AGGATGGCTTGCAAATGGGGGTTAGTGGTGGCAATTTTGATATCTTTATGTGCAATTTCAACTGGAAGAG AGCTTAAGGTCAAAATCAAGCATAAGGATCATCAGCCAGTGTACAGTCACACACTTGCAAGAGTATTGGCAGAATATGCTTCAGCA GTCTACGTGTCAGATACAACACAATTATTTACTTGGACATGTGAAAGATGTAATGATCTCACCGAG GGTTTTGAAATGATAGAGCTGATTATTGATGTCCAATGCTGTCTCCAG GCATTCGTAGGAGTAGCAAAGGATCTCAATGCTATTGTAATTGCATTTAGAGGCACTCAAGGAACCAG CATACAGAATTGGGTTACAGATTTGTACTGGAAGCAACTTGACATTAATTACCCTGGAATGGATTATGCAATG GTGCACCATGGTTTTTATGCTGCATATCACAATACAACTTTACGTCCAGGAATTTTAAGTGCTGTTGAAAGAGCAAAGGAGTTATATGGTGATATTAAAATCATGTTGACAGGGCATTCGATGGGAGGAGCTATGGCTGCTTTCTGTGCACTGGATCTCACG GTCAATATTGGAGAGAAAGATGTTCAGGCTGTAACATTTGGACAACCTCGAATTGGTAATGCAGCTTTTGCATCCTACTATAGTAAATTCGTTCCTAATACAATCAGGGTTACACACGAGCATGATATCGTGCCTCATTTGCCGccttattattatcatttccCTCAGAAGACGTATCATCACTTCCCAAGAGAG GTGTGGCTTTATGATATTGATTTAAGAAGTTTAGTTTATACGGTTGAGAAGGTCTGTGATGGTTCTGGTGAAGATCCCACATGTAGCAGGTga